The following is a genomic window from Geminicoccus roseus DSM 18922.
TCACCGCGATGAGCCGGCTGCTGCGGCCGCGCATGGCCCTGCCGCGCGAGCGGATCGTGCGGGTCGGCTCGATCGGGGACCGGATGTACTTCATCGCCAGCGGTGCGGTGGAGGTGATGCTCGACGAACCGGTCCGGCTAGGTACTGGCGACTTCTTCGGGGAACTGGGCCTGCTGACCCGGGAGCCGCGCCGCGCCGATGTGGTGGCGATGGGCTACTGCCACCTGCTCGAGCTGCATGCCGACGTGTTCGAGCGCTTCCTGGCCGCGGACCCCCAGGCCGCCGCTGCGATCCGGCGGATCGCCTCGGAGCGGCTGGGTGTCTGGCGCGAGCCGGCCGACGAGGTCGAGTGACGTTTCACGTGAAACGGCGCGTCACTTGCCGATGCAGAACCGGGCGAAGATCCGCCCGAGCACCTCATCCGGATTGTCGCCCAGCCCGGTGATCCGCGCCAGGGCCTGGGCAGCGCGGCGCAGCTCGTCGGCCAGCAGGACCGGCTCCTGCAGCGGCACCGCCGCCAGCGCCGCCTCGATCGCCACCAGCGCCTCCTGCGCCGCCGCCCGCGCCCGTGCATCCGCCGGCACCGCCGCCAGCTCCTCCGCGGCCCCGATCCCGAACCGGCCCGTGATCTGCGCCAGCAGTTGGTCGATGCCCTGACCGGTCCGGCAGGAGATTGCCAGCAGGCCCGCCGGCGCCTCGGCCAGGTCCGCCTTGTTCGCCACCCGCAGGCGGCGTTCCTCGGGCTCTGGCGGTAGCAGGGGCGCGTTCTGGCTGGCATCGACCAGCTCCAGCACCAGATCGGCGCCCTCGGCCTTCTCGCGCGCCCGCCGGATGCCCTCCCGCTCCACCGGGTCGTCGGTGTCGCGTAGTCCGGCCGTATCGATCAGGGTGACCGGCAGCCCGTCCAGGTCCAGTTCCACCTCGATCGGATCGCGGGTGGTGCCCGGCCGCTCGGTGACGATCGCCACCTCGCGCCCGGCCAGGAAATTGACCAGGCTGGACTTGCCGACATTCGGCGCTCCGACCACCGTCACCACCAGCCCCTGGCGCAGGCGCTCCGCCGCGGGCGCGCGCCGCAGTGCATCCCGCAGGGTGTCGGCAAGCTCGTGGAGAACCGGCACGGCCCTCTGCACCGCACCGCCCGCCACGTCCGCCTGGTCGGCAGCGAAATCGAGCTCCGCCTCGATGCCGGCGCGCAGGTCCAGGATCTGCCCGCACCAGGCCTGGACCTGCCGGCTGAGCGTGCCTTCCAGGCGCAACAGCGCGCTGCGCGCTGCCCTCGCCGTGCTGGCGTCGATCAGATCGCCCAGCCCGACCACTTCGGCCAGATCGAGCTTCCCGTTCAGGAAGGCGCGCCGAGTGAACTCGCCCGGCTCCGCCGGCCGCAGCCCTCGTAGGCCGCCCAGGGCGGCAGCCAGCATCCGCCGTACCCCTACGCCGCCATGATGCTGGATCTCGACCAGGTCCTCGCCGGTGAAGCTTCCAGGCCCTGGAAAGCGCAGCAGCAGGACCTGGTCGATCGGTTGACCGTCGGCCGGATCGCGCAGCCGCGCCAGGCTGGCCCGGCGCGCGGCCGGCAGCCGGGCGACGCCCAGGGCCTGCAGGACCGCATCGGCGCCCGGGCCGGATATCCGCAGCACCGCGACCGCGGAGCGCCCGGGCGGGGTCGCCCAGGCCCAGATCGTGCCGCTGCTCAGCTCTTGTCGCCCTTGGACGGGCTTGGCGGCTTCATGCCGGCAGCGGTCGCCATCATCTGGCCCCAGATGGTCTGCCACTGCTCCAGGCCCTTGGAGAGCGGCAGCCAGGTCTCCATCAACTGCTTGGTGTCGGTGGCGTTGATCGCGTCCGACAGCCGGTTCTCCAGCGTGTCCATCAAGCTCTTCTGCATCGGCGCCACGTCCGGCAGCCCCAGGAAGTGCCGCGCCTCTTCCGGGGTGCAATCGATATCAATGCTGACTTTCATTTCCGCCTCGCCCTTAGCGTGGAGCCGCCCCACATCCTTAGGACCATGGCGGCCGGTCGAAAACCTCCGCTCGTCCCGACCCCCTTCTCGCGGAGATGGTCCTTGGCCAACCTGCTACGCGATGCCACCAGCCCCTATCTCCTTCAGCACGCCGACAACCCGGTGCACTGGCGGGAGTGGAACGAAGCGAGCCTCGCCCTTGCACGCGAGCGCGACGTCCCGATCCTCCTGTCGGTGGGCTACGCCGCCTGCCACTGGTGCCATGTGATGGCCCATGAGAGCTTCGAGAACGAGGCGATCGCGCGGCTGATGAACGAGCATTTCGTGCCGATCAAGGTCGACCGCGAGGAGCGCCCGGACCTCGACCAGATCTACATGCATGCCCTGCATCTCCTGGGCGAGCAGGGCGGCTGGCCGCTCACCATGTTCCTGACCCCGGCCGGCGAACCGTTCTGGGGCGGCACCTATTTCCCGCCCGAGCCGCGCTATGGGCGGCCGTCCTTCACCCAGGTCCTGGAGCAGCTGTCCCGGATCTGGCGCGAGGACCGCGACCGGCTGCTGGGCAACCGCGACCAGCTGGTCACCGCGCTGGCGGAACTCGGCCGGCCGGCCGAGGGCGAGGGCGTGGCGCTGTCCCTGGTGGCCCGGACCGCCAAGGCCCTGGCCCAGCGGTTCGACACCATCCATGGCGGCCTGCAGGGCGCCCCGAAATTCCCGCAGGGGCCGATCCTCGACCTGCTGCGCCGGGTGGCGCTGGCCACCGGCGACCAGACCATCGAGCGCCGGCTGCTGCACACCCTGGCCCGCATCTCCCAGGGCGGGATCTACGACCATCTGGGCGGCGGCTATGCCCGCTACTCGGTGGATGCCTTCTGGCTGGTGCCGCATTTCGAGAAGATGCTCTACGACAATGCCCAGCTCCTGGGCCTGCTGGCCGAACTGCACCTGATCGAGCCGGACCCGCTGTTCCACGTGCGCGCTGACGAGACCGTGGAGTGGCTGAGCCGCGAGATGATGACCGAGGGAGCCTTCGCCGCGGCCCTGGACGCCGACAGCGAGGGCGAGGAAGGGAAGTTCTACTGCTGGGATGCCGCCGAGGTCGCGCAGGTCCTGGGGCCGGATTTCGAACGTTTTGCGCTGGCCTATGGCGTCACCGAGGCTGGCAACTGGGAAGGGCGCAACGTCCTCAACCGCCTGCACCAGCCGGGCCTCCTGCCGCCCGACGAGGAGGAGGCGCTGGCCCCCCTGCGCGCCAAGCTGCTGGAAGCGCGGGAACTGCGCCCGCGCCCGGCCCGCGACGACAAGATGCTGGCCGACTGGAACGGGCTGATGATCCAGGGCCTGGCGCGGGCCGGCGTGGTGTTCGACGAGCCGGACTGGCTGGCGCTGGCGGCCAGCGCCTGGCAGGCCGCCATGGCCAGGCTCGGCACGCCGGCAGGGGGCGTGCGCCATGCGTGGCGCGCCGGCCGCCGCCTGGAACTGGGCCTGCTGGACGACCATGCGCAGATGGCGCGGGCCGCCCTGGCCTTGTACGAGGCAAGCGCCGAGCCGGTCTGGCTGGAGCGGGCGATCGCCATCCTGGAGGCCGCGGAGCAGGACTTCGCCGATCCGGCCGGCGGCTACCGGCTGACCGCGAGCGGCGCCACCGACCTGCTGGTCCGGCCGAAGACCGCCTATGACGGTCCGACCCCGGCGGCGCTGGCGACCTTCCTGGAATGCCTGGCGATCACCCATGTCCTGGATGGCCGCCCGCAATGGCGGGAACGGGCCGACCGCCTGGTGCGCTCGGTGGCGGGCGAGGTGAACCGGCAGCCGGCCGGCCATGCCGCCTTCCTGGCTGCGGTCATGGCGCTGGAGGCGCCGGTCCAGGTCGCGCTGGTGGGCAGTCCAACGACCAGCCTGGAGCCGCTGCGCCGGGTGGCCCTGACCACGGCCCTGCCGCACCGCACCGTCCAGCAGGTCGCCGACGGCGAGGGCCTGCCGCCGCATCATCCGGCCCATGGCAAGGGCATGGTCGACGGGCGGCCCACCGCCTATGTCTGCGTCGCCGCCACCTGCACCCCGCCGATCACCGAGGCGGCCGGACTGGCCGAGGCCCTGGCCGCAGCCGCCTTGCGCGTCGGCGCGATGGGCGGCAACTGAGAAACACACGAACGAACCCGAGAAGGACAGGGTGGATGGCGACCAGAATCCTGATGCGCGCGACCGGCGGGCCCGAGGTGCTCAAGACCGACAGCTACGAGCCAGGCCGGCCCGGCCCCGGCGAGGTGCTGGTCCGGCACAAGGCGGTCGGGCTGAACTTCATCGACTGCTACTTCCGCTCGGGCCTCTATCCCACGCCCCTGCCCTACACGCCGGGCTTCGAGGCATCCGGCCTGGTGGAAGCGGTCGGCGACGGCGTGACCGAGCTGAAGCCCGGCCAGCGGGTCGCCTACGGCACTGGCCCGGCCGGCGCCTATTGCGACCTGCGGGTGATGCCGGTCGCCACCCTGGTGCCGATCCCGGAGACCATCGACGACGATTCTGCCTGCGCCATGATGCTGAAAGGCATGACCGCGCAGTACCTGCTCCGGCAGACCTTCAAGGTGCAGGCCGGCCAGACCATCCTGATCCATGCCGCGGCCGGCGGCGTCGGCCTGCTGGTCTGTCAGTGGGCCAAGCATCTGGGCGCCACCGTGATCGGCACGGTCTCCTCGGAGGAGAAGGCGGCGCTTGCCAAGGCCCATGGCTGCGACCACCCGATCATCTACACCCGCGACGACTTCGTGGGCGCGGTCAAGGAGCTGACCGGCGGCAAGGGCGTCGACGTCGTCTACGACTCGGTCGGCAAGGACACGTTCCTGAAGTCCATGGACTGCCTGCGGAAGCTCGGGATGCTGGTCACCTTCGGCCAGTCCTCCGGCAAGATCGAGCCGTTCGACACCGCATTGCTGGCCCAGAAGGGCTCCCTGTTCCTGACCCGGCCGACCCTGTTCACCTATGTCGCCACCCGCGACGAGCTGCTGGCCTGCGCCAACGACCTGATCGAGGTTGTGGGAAGCGGTGCGGTGAAGGTCAAGGTCGACCAGAAATACCAGCTGGCCGATGCGGCCCAGGCCCATCGCGACCTGGAGAGCCGCAAGACCACCGGCTGCACCCTGCTGGTTCCCTGACGGGTCCGGCCGGCCGGGAGCGTCCTGGCCGGCCGGCGCCTCAGGTGACGCCGTCCCAGAGCAGCTTCAGGCCGGTCAGCAGCACAAAGCCCACGCACAGCGGATAGAACCAGCGGTCGCTGACCCGGTGGTGCAGCCAGACCCCGCCCACCATCGCCAGGGCCGCCACCGGCAGCATCCACAGGATCGTCTCGACGATCGTGGCGTCGAACAGGCCGATCGCGAAATAGGGCGGCAGCTTGGCAAGGTTGATGCCGGCGAACAGGATGGTCATCGTGCCGACGAACACGGTCTTGTTGAGCTTCAGCGGCACCAGATAGAGGTTGGCCGGCGGCCCGCCGGCATGGGCGATCGTGCTGGTGAAGCCGGCGGCAGTGCCCAGGATCGCTCCCGAGACGGTGCCGGGCTTCCTGCCGGTCCCGGTCCGGGCGGCCGGGCGCAGGAACCAGTCCAGGGCGAACAGCACCGAGATCGCGCCCAGGATGATCCGCACCGTGTCATCGGACAGCCAGCCGAACGCCAGGGTGCCGAGCACGATCCCGACCAGGGCGCCCGGCAGCAGCGCCAGCACCGCGCGCCCGCTCCAATGGTGGCGGTAGGCCCAGACCCCGATGGCATCCATCAGGACCAGGAGCGGGAGCATGATCGCCGCGGCATGGGCCGGCGCCATCACCAGGCTCATCAGCGGCACCGACACCATGCCGAGGCCGCCGCCGAACCCGCCCTTGCTGAGCGCGCTGATGGTCACGCCGGTCATCACCAGCGCCCAGTAGAGGATCGTGTGGTCCAAGGTCGGGCTCACATCCCCGACAGGTTCTTGAGCGCGTCGACCTTCCAGGCCTGCGTCATCTCCTCCAGGACCTGACTGTTCTCCAGGCCCTGCGCCTGGAGCTGCAGCATGATCCGGCCGCCCACGATCAAGGTCGCCTCGCCGCTGTCGCCGCCTTCCTCGAACTGCACCATGGCGTTGTCACGCCCGACCCGCACCCGCTTGGCCCCGGGCGTCGCCGCCATCATCGCCGGGTTGTTCAGCATGGCGGCCAGGCCCTGGATCATCGGGTTGTCGACCGAGATCGTCGCCTCGATCGTGCCGCTGCCGTTGTCCTCCTGATAGGTGCGCGCCACCGAGGTGCCGCCGCCGAACATCGCCATCGCGGCGCTGTTGTCCTCGGTGCTTTCCTCGAACGACCAGCCGGCCGGCGCCGGCGGAAAGCCTTCTCGGTACTTCTCGGCAAGCTGCGACCGGATGTCCTGGATCGCGAACTGAAGCTCGCTGATCGCTCCGGCGAGATCACCTTCTTCGTAGTACTGCTTGCCTAGGTCGAGCTGATCGGTGACCTGATCGGCGGACGCAGGCAGCGAGGCAGCGCACAACAAGGCGCCGGTGAGAGCGAAGACGCGCATGGTTTCTACCAGAATGACCCTGACCGGATCCGAGCTTAGACCGCTGTCCGGCGCCCCGTCGAGCGGCGGGCGTTTCCATGGTCCAGCCGCGGGAGCCGCCTCATGACCAGCTCGTGCGACATCATGGTGGTAGGCGGCGGCCATGCCGGCCTGCTCACCGCCATCGCCCTGCACGATTGCGGCCTCCAGGTGCAGGTGGTCGATCCGATGCCGGCGGCCGCCATTCGAGACGCCCCGGCGGATGGCCGCGCCCTGGCGCTGCTGGCCGGCAGCATCGCCCATCTGGAGAAGCTCGGCCTGTGGGACGAGCTGGCTCCTTATGGCGCGCCCATCCGCAAGGTCGAGGTGCTGGACGTCGGCAGCGCCGCCAAGGTCGGGTATCGCGAAGAGGATGCGCCGGCGCGCGGGCCGTTCGGCCAGGGGTTCGAGAACCGGGTCCTGCGCCGGATCCTGCTCGACCAGTTCCTGGAGCGCGCCGGCAAGGGCGGGCTGGTCACGGACCGGGTCCAGGCAATCTCCCGCGACGGCGACCGGATCAGCGTGCGCACCGAGACCGGCGAGAGCCTGGCGGCCCGGCTGCTGATCGGCGCGGATGGCCGCGGCTCCAAGGTGCGCAGCCTCGCCCGGATCGGGCTGCGTCGCTGGACCTACGGACATACGGCACTAGGCTTCATCGTCCGTCATACCACCGACAATGGCGGTGCCGTCCTGGAGCGGATGCGCCGGGGCGGACCGCTGGCGACCCTGCCCCTGCGTTCCGATCGCACCGGGATCACCTGGGTGGAGACCGACGAGCGCGCCCGGCAGCTCGCCGCCGGCCCCTCCGAAGCCCTGCTGGCCGAGCTGGCGGAGGCCCTGGACGATGCGCTGGGCAGGATGGAGCTCGACAGCCCGGTCGGCACCTGGCCCTTGTCCGGGCAGCATGCCGACCGCTACGTGGCGCCGCGCCTGGCGCTGGTCGGCGACGCCGCCCATGGGGTCCATCCGATCCACGCGCAGGGTTTCAACATGGGCGTGGCCGACGTGGCGTCGCTCGTGGGGCTGGTGCGCCGCCACAAGGGGG
Proteins encoded in this region:
- a CDS encoding quinone oxidoreductase family protein, with product MATRILMRATGGPEVLKTDSYEPGRPGPGEVLVRHKAVGLNFIDCYFRSGLYPTPLPYTPGFEASGLVEAVGDGVTELKPGQRVAYGTGPAGAYCDLRVMPVATLVPIPETIDDDSACAMMLKGMTAQYLLRQTFKVQAGQTILIHAAAGGVGLLVCQWAKHLGATVIGTVSSEEKAALAKAHGCDHPIIYTRDDFVGAVKELTGGKGVDVVYDSVGKDTFLKSMDCLRKLGMLVTFGQSSGKIEPFDTALLAQKGSLFLTRPTLFTYVATRDELLACANDLIEVVGSGAVKVKVDQKYQLADAAQAHRDLESRKTTGCTLLVP
- a CDS encoding DUF6489 family protein, with amino-acid sequence MKVSIDIDCTPEEARHFLGLPDVAPMQKSLMDTLENRLSDAINATDTKQLMETWLPLSKGLEQWQTIWGQMMATAAGMKPPSPSKGDKS
- a CDS encoding thioredoxin domain-containing protein, encoding MANLLRDATSPYLLQHADNPVHWREWNEASLALARERDVPILLSVGYAACHWCHVMAHESFENEAIARLMNEHFVPIKVDREERPDLDQIYMHALHLLGEQGGWPLTMFLTPAGEPFWGGTYFPPEPRYGRPSFTQVLEQLSRIWREDRDRLLGNRDQLVTALAELGRPAEGEGVALSLVARTAKALAQRFDTIHGGLQGAPKFPQGPILDLLRRVALATGDQTIERRLLHTLARISQGGIYDHLGGGYARYSVDAFWLVPHFEKMLYDNAQLLGLLAELHLIEPDPLFHVRADETVEWLSREMMTEGAFAAALDADSEGEEGKFYCWDAAEVAQVLGPDFERFALAYGVTEAGNWEGRNVLNRLHQPGLLPPDEEEALAPLRAKLLEARELRPRPARDDKMLADWNGLMIQGLARAGVVFDEPDWLALAASAWQAAMARLGTPAGGVRHAWRAGRRLELGLLDDHAQMARAALALYEASAEPVWLERAIAILEAAEQDFADPAGGYRLTASGATDLLVRPKTAYDGPTPAALATFLECLAITHVLDGRPQWRERADRLVRSVAGEVNRQPAGHAAFLAAVMALEAPVQVALVGSPTTSLEPLRRVALTTALPHRTVQQVADGEGLPPHHPAHGKGMVDGRPTAYVCVAATCTPPITEAAGLAEALAAAALRVGAMGGN
- a CDS encoding sulfite exporter TauE/SafE family protein → MDHTILYWALVMTGVTISALSKGGFGGGLGMVSVPLMSLVMAPAHAAAIMLPLLVLMDAIGVWAYRHHWSGRAVLALLPGALVGIVLGTLAFGWLSDDTVRIILGAISVLFALDWFLRPAARTGTGRKPGTVSGAILGTAAGFTSTIAHAGGPPANLYLVPLKLNKTVFVGTMTILFAGINLAKLPPYFAIGLFDATIVETILWMLPVAALAMVGGVWLHHRVSDRWFYPLCVGFVLLTGLKLLWDGVT
- the mnmE gene encoding tRNA uridine-5-carboxymethylaminomethyl(34) synthesis GTPase MnmE translates to MSSGTIWAWATPPGRSAVAVLRISGPGADAVLQALGVARLPAARRASLARLRDPADGQPIDQVLLLRFPGPGSFTGEDLVEIQHHGGVGVRRMLAAALGGLRGLRPAEPGEFTRRAFLNGKLDLAEVVGLGDLIDASTARAARSALLRLEGTLSRQVQAWCGQILDLRAGIEAELDFAADQADVAGGAVQRAVPVLHELADTLRDALRRAPAAERLRQGLVVTVVGAPNVGKSSLVNFLAGREVAIVTERPGTTRDPIEVELDLDGLPVTLIDTAGLRDTDDPVEREGIRRAREKAEGADLVLELVDASQNAPLLPPEPEERRLRVANKADLAEAPAGLLAISCRTGQGIDQLLAQITGRFGIGAAEELAAVPADARARAAAQEALVAIEAALAAVPLQEPVLLADELRRAAQALARITGLGDNPDEVLGRIFARFCIGK
- a CDS encoding FAD-dependent monooxygenase; translated protein: MTSSCDIMVVGGGHAGLLTAIALHDCGLQVQVVDPMPAAAIRDAPADGRALALLAGSIAHLEKLGLWDELAPYGAPIRKVEVLDVGSAAKVGYREEDAPARGPFGQGFENRVLRRILLDQFLERAGKGGLVTDRVQAISRDGDRISVRTETGESLAARLLIGADGRGSKVRSLARIGLRRWTYGHTALGFIVRHTTDNGGAVLERMRRGGPLATLPLRSDRTGITWVETDERARQLAAGPSEALLAELAEALDDALGRMELDSPVGTWPLSGQHADRYVAPRLALVGDAAHGVHPIHAQGFNMGVADVASLVGLVRRHKGDPGSPDVLRAYERDRRGPNTRSIWLTDGLARLFSNELVPVAQARGAALTLLDRLTPLRRLAIRRGMGG